A stretch of Nonomuraea africana DNA encodes these proteins:
- a CDS encoding response regulator: MIGTGPTTTPPPPRIRVLIVDDQLLVRRGLSLILSPNPSFEVVGEAENGAQAVTLACRLRPDVVVMDIRMPVLDGVGATRELAATMPGCRVLALSTFDMDEYLVGALRAGAYGFLPKDSSPEDLSAAIRTVHAGDAAVAPRLLTRLISTYVRAPHGTRPTPTGLGELTPREVEVWRLMATGLDNTEISRVLDISLSTVKNYITSIFDKLSVRDRAQAVIVAYESGLVTARVAAGDPSGGGHTG; encoded by the coding sequence ATGATCGGGACCGGGCCGACGACGACGCCGCCGCCGCCGAGGATCAGGGTGCTGATCGTGGACGACCAACTGCTGGTCCGGCGCGGCCTGTCGCTGATCCTCTCTCCCAACCCGTCCTTCGAGGTGGTGGGAGAGGCCGAGAACGGCGCGCAGGCCGTCACCCTCGCCTGCCGGCTGCGCCCCGACGTCGTGGTGATGGACATCCGGATGCCCGTCCTCGACGGGGTCGGCGCGACCAGGGAACTCGCCGCCACCATGCCCGGCTGCCGGGTCCTGGCCCTCAGCACCTTCGACATGGACGAATACCTCGTGGGCGCCCTGCGCGCCGGAGCCTACGGGTTCCTGCCCAAGGACAGCTCCCCTGAGGACCTGAGCGCGGCGATCCGCACCGTCCACGCCGGCGATGCCGCCGTCGCGCCGCGCCTGCTCACCCGGCTGATCTCCACCTATGTACGGGCACCCCACGGTACGCGGCCGACCCCCACGGGCCTGGGCGAACTCACGCCCCGCGAGGTCGAGGTGTGGCGTCTGATGGCCACCGGCCTCGACAACACTGAGATCTCCCGCGTCCTCGACATCAGTCTCTCCACCGTCAAGAACTACATCACCAGCATCTTCGACAAGCTCTCCGTCCGCGACCGCGCCCAGGCGGTCATCGTGGCCTACGAATCGGGCCTGGTCACTGCCCGTGTGGCAGCCGGGGACCCGTCCGGCGGCGGGCACACCGGATAG
- a CDS encoding serine hydrolase domain-containing protein — MQADLDAIRDAGTLGVQARVVSPGGDLAAASGTAVRGRNAPIPLDGHFRMGSNTKTFVAAVILQLEAEGRLSLDDSVERWLPGLVRGNGNDGRAITIRHLLQHTSGLYDSVGDIEKKMRTERGYRTYRFLRMNPRRLVALSAGHRPLFAPGSRWSYSNINYLLAGLVIERATGNSWRKEVKRRIITPLRLRNTTLPGDSPLLPKPHVQSYTQDAKTSRPFRATLLSLGWAGAAGEAVTTTGDLSRFWRALLGGKLLPPHQLKKMTTTVPIGAPGREFGLGMAKQQLSCGVTVWSHPGGTPGFITDNAVTQDGRTSVIVSRTTYPGTREQGQATARLIDNALCGTSPTD; from the coding sequence TTGCAGGCGGACCTGGATGCGATCCGCGACGCCGGCACGCTGGGAGTGCAGGCGCGGGTGGTCTCACCCGGCGGTGACCTGGCCGCGGCGAGCGGTACGGCGGTGCGGGGCCGCAACGCGCCGATCCCGCTCGACGGGCACTTCCGGATGGGCAGCAACACCAAGACCTTCGTCGCTGCTGTGATCTTGCAGTTGGAGGCGGAGGGCCGCCTGTCCCTTGACGACAGCGTCGAACGATGGCTTCCCGGGCTGGTGCGCGGCAACGGCAACGACGGGCGCGCGATCACCATCAGACACCTGCTCCAGCACACCAGCGGCCTGTATGACTCCGTGGGCGACATCGAGAAGAAGATGCGCACCGAGCGGGGCTACCGCACCTACCGGTTCCTGCGCATGAACCCGCGGCGGCTGGTGGCTCTCAGCGCCGGCCACCGCCCGCTCTTCGCCCCCGGCTCCCGCTGGAGCTATTCGAACATCAACTACCTCTTGGCCGGGCTGGTCATCGAGCGGGCCACCGGGAACTCCTGGCGCAAGGAGGTGAAGCGCCGGATCATCACGCCGCTGCGGCTGCGGAACACGACGTTGCCCGGCGACTCCCCGCTCCTGCCCAAGCCGCACGTGCAGAGCTACACCCAGGACGCCAAGACCTCCCGGCCGTTCCGCGCCACCCTGCTCAGTCTCGGCTGGGCCGGCGCGGCGGGCGAGGCCGTCACCACCACCGGCGACCTGAGCAGGTTCTGGCGTGCGCTGCTGGGCGGGAAGCTACTGCCGCCGCACCAGCTGAAGAAGATGACGACCACGGTTCCCATCGGCGCGCCCGGCAGGGAGTTCGGCCTGGGCATGGCCAAGCAGCAACTGAGCTGCGGGGTCACGGTCTGGTCGCATCCCGGCGGCACACCCGGGTTCATCACCGACAACGCCGTCACCCAGGACGGCCGCACCAGCGTGATCGTCTCACGCACCACCTACCCCGGCACACGAGAGCAGGGCCAAGCCACTGCCCGCCTGATCGACAACGCACTCTGCGGCACCTCACCGACCGACTGA
- a CDS encoding VOC family protein, protein MNHIGFGLVLDVADPDAVAPFWAAALSYTVVGGVGNYVMLLPEGRSGPKLLLQRVPEGKTGKNRMHLDIDAPDIEAEAERLQALGARRLEPGQVQEHGHRWIRMADPEGNEFCLSEAAAA, encoded by the coding sequence ATGAATCACATCGGCTTCGGCCTCGTGCTCGATGTCGCCGACCCGGACGCGGTCGCGCCCTTCTGGGCGGCGGCGCTCTCCTACACCGTGGTCGGCGGGGTGGGCAACTACGTCATGCTGCTGCCAGAGGGCCGCAGCGGCCCGAAACTGCTGCTCCAGCGCGTCCCGGAGGGCAAGACCGGCAAGAACCGCATGCACCTCGACATCGACGCCCCCGACATCGAAGCGGAGGCCGAGCGGCTGCAGGCCCTCGGCGCGCGGCGCCTCGAACCCGGCCAGGTGCAGGAGCACGGGCACCGCTGGATCCGGATGGCCGACCCCGAGGGCAACGAGTTCTGCCTGTCCGAGGCCGCAGCCGCCTGA
- a CDS encoding serine hydrolase domain-containing protein, protein MADLNHLQSLLDSEARSFRVPGAAVGVRFDGVDHVLTTGVTSVDAPVPVTGDTLFQIGSTTKTVTATAIMHLVEGGRLDLDGRVRRYLPGFRLADERAADELTIRHLLTHTGGFLGDIDDGDSWDTSALADSIAIYDRLPQLFPPGALASYNNAGFRLLGRVVEVVCGEPYEKAVRRIVLEPLGMSSSFFFPWEAATRSHAVGHVVREEGPRVAHTWGLFRDGMAEGGLVSSVRDQLRYAAFHLGASGEAPVGAATRELMQAEHVRVGAPWSGIGLPWLLEEQAGVRLVTHGGNVGNLWLSTFVLVPERGFAVTTLTNSAPGKALGKLVTDWCLEHLLDAKPQAVRLALRDPAPEYAGSYDAGQWTFEVDEGLTARFVLRPELVAAGVEGMPDMPLALVEGRDEVTIAADPQRVVGRFLRDEAGEVAFLHLGGRAARRIR, encoded by the coding sequence ATGGCTGACCTCAACCACCTGCAGAGCCTGCTGGACAGCGAGGCGAGATCCTTCCGTGTCCCCGGTGCCGCCGTCGGCGTGCGTTTCGACGGCGTGGACCACGTCCTCACCACCGGTGTCACCAGCGTCGACGCGCCGGTCCCCGTGACGGGCGACACCCTGTTCCAGATCGGGTCGACCACCAAGACGGTCACCGCGACAGCGATCATGCACCTCGTCGAGGGTGGCCGGCTCGACCTGGACGGGCGCGTGCGACGGTATCTGCCCGGCTTCAGGCTCGCCGACGAGCGGGCCGCGGACGAGCTGACCATCCGGCACCTGCTCACCCACACCGGCGGATTCCTGGGCGACATCGACGACGGCGACAGCTGGGACACCTCGGCGCTGGCCGACTCGATCGCCATCTACGACCGGCTGCCCCAGCTCTTCCCGCCCGGCGCGCTCGCCTCCTACAACAACGCGGGGTTCCGGCTGCTCGGCCGGGTCGTCGAGGTCGTGTGCGGCGAGCCGTACGAGAAGGCGGTCAGGCGCATCGTGCTTGAACCCCTGGGCATGAGCTCCAGCTTCTTCTTCCCCTGGGAGGCGGCGACGCGGTCGCACGCCGTCGGGCATGTCGTACGAGAGGAGGGCCCGCGGGTCGCGCACACGTGGGGGCTGTTCCGCGACGGCATGGCCGAGGGCGGGCTGGTGTCGTCGGTACGCGACCAGCTTCGCTACGCCGCATTCCACTTGGGCGCGAGCGGCGAGGCACCGGTCGGAGCCGCCACCAGGGAGCTGATGCAGGCGGAGCACGTCCGGGTCGGGGCGCCGTGGAGCGGCATCGGGCTGCCGTGGCTGCTGGAGGAGCAGGCGGGCGTGCGGCTGGTCACGCATGGCGGCAACGTGGGCAACCTGTGGCTGTCCACGTTCGTGCTGGTACCCGAGCGCGGTTTCGCCGTCACCACGCTCACCAACTCCGCGCCCGGTAAGGCGCTGGGCAAGCTGGTGACCGACTGGTGCCTGGAGCACCTGCTCGACGCCAAGCCGCAGGCCGTACGGCTGGCACTGCGTGATCCCGCGCCGGAGTACGCGGGCAGCTATGACGCCGGGCAGTGGACCTTCGAGGTCGACGAGGGTCTGACGGCGCGATTCGTGCTGCGCCCCGAATTGGTGGCCGCGGGGGTGGAGGGTATGCCCGATATGCCGCTGGCGCTGGTCGAGGGCCGTGACGAGGTGACAATCGCCGCCGACCCGCAGCGCGTCGTCGGCCGCTTCCTGCGAGACGAGGCTGGTGAGGTCGCATTCCTGCACCTGGGCGGCAGGGCGGCCAGGCGGATCCGCTGA
- a CDS encoding ATP-binding protein, with protein sequence MTGDGTLNTPPVSADGRGVAPDGAPLLDQGFDADSLYALRAALEAHVTQAGLPEGRVSDLVITVHELATNAVLHGAGAGRVRVWRRAGALHCEVSDEGRPRAAGQPGRSADQWPYEHGHGLWIARYLANRLTASSGPQGSVVTVVFDLPGADRRSTFGLSRRAVGTHIELALSGDLDRRAAQEVGAAVQALLAEHPAPRLVLDLTAVTFWDAIGIAALVTAQQRVDETSAGAMFLAGLSDEFRRRLAALSPTGFTFCDTPEHAVRQLPPPADR encoded by the coding sequence ATGACCGGTGACGGAACCCTGAACACCCCGCCGGTGTCGGCTGACGGCAGGGGCGTGGCGCCCGACGGCGCGCCGCTCCTGGACCAGGGGTTCGACGCCGATTCCCTCTACGCGCTGCGCGCGGCGCTCGAGGCGCACGTCACCCAGGCCGGGCTGCCCGAGGGCAGGGTCAGCGATCTGGTCATCACCGTGCACGAGTTGGCCACCAACGCGGTCCTGCACGGGGCGGGGGCCGGGCGGGTGCGGGTCTGGCGGCGGGCCGGGGCGCTGCACTGCGAGGTCAGCGACGAGGGACGGCCGCGCGCGGCCGGACAGCCCGGTCGGTCGGCTGACCAGTGGCCCTACGAGCACGGGCACGGGTTGTGGATCGCCCGCTACCTGGCCAACCGGCTCACCGCGAGCTCCGGCCCGCAGGGCAGCGTCGTCACGGTCGTCTTCGACCTGCCGGGCGCCGACCGCCGTTCGACGTTCGGTCTTTCGCGGCGGGCGGTCGGCACGCACATCGAGCTGGCGCTGTCCGGCGATCTCGACCGGCGGGCGGCGCAGGAGGTCGGCGCGGCCGTCCAGGCGCTGCTGGCCGAGCACCCCGCGCCGCGCCTGGTGCTGGACCTGACCGCGGTGACCTTCTGGGACGCCATCGGCATCGCGGCCCTGGTCACCGCGCAGCAGCGGGTCGACGAGACGTCGGCGGGAGCGATGTTCCTGGCCGGCCTGTCGGACGAGTTCAGGCGGCGGCTGGCGGCGCTCAGCCCGACCGGCTTCACCTTCTGCGACACGCCCGAGCACGCCGTCCGGCAGCTGCCTCCGCCCGCGGACCGGTGA
- a CDS encoding MEDS domain-containing protein, whose translation MRLNDHACLTFGEPEELLDLTAAYIRDGLAGGLRVVWLSEEPQGALIELNRRGIATQSTSATGRMEIRACQDGLLAGQSFAVEQAMGWLRGQIELTERGGYAGLRVALDMSWALRPISGIEQLPAFEEEMAVALSGTSASVLCQYDRDRFDPVTLASVSAFHTRSVAAATYHNDPLLRICRQYAPPGIRLAGQIDQAAEESLALALAEAIRVDGDITVNMAELSFIDLPCTRMIIDAARSLAPARKVVLRCGSAVAARFVLLGAAAVPGVSLVTVHDR comes from the coding sequence TTGAGACTCAACGACCACGCCTGCCTCACCTTCGGCGAGCCCGAGGAACTGCTCGACCTGACCGCCGCCTACATCCGAGACGGACTGGCCGGCGGTCTGCGGGTCGTATGGTTGAGCGAGGAGCCGCAGGGAGCGCTGATCGAGCTGAACCGCCGGGGGATCGCCACGCAGTCCACGTCCGCGACGGGACGCATGGAGATCAGGGCCTGCCAGGACGGGCTGCTGGCCGGGCAGAGCTTCGCGGTCGAGCAGGCGATGGGCTGGTTGCGCGGCCAGATCGAGCTGACCGAACGCGGGGGATACGCGGGGCTTCGGGTGGCGCTCGACATGAGCTGGGCGCTGCGGCCGATCAGCGGGATCGAGCAGCTGCCCGCGTTCGAGGAGGAGATGGCGGTGGCACTGTCGGGCACCAGCGCGTCGGTGCTGTGCCAGTACGACCGGGACCGGTTCGACCCGGTCACCCTCGCCTCGGTGTCGGCCTTCCACACGCGCTCGGTCGCCGCGGCCACCTACCACAACGACCCGCTGCTGCGGATCTGCCGCCAATACGCGCCACCGGGCATCCGGCTGGCCGGGCAGATCGACCAGGCGGCCGAGGAGTCGCTGGCGCTGGCGCTGGCCGAGGCCATCCGGGTCGACGGCGACATCACCGTCAACATGGCCGAGCTGTCGTTCATCGACCTGCCCTGTACCCGGATGATCATCGATGCGGCGCGGAGCCTCGCCCCCGCTCGCAAGGTCGTCCTGCGCTGCGGCAGCGCGGTCGCGGCGCGGTTCGTCCTGCTCGGGGCGGCCGCCGTTCCCGGCGTCAGTCTGGTGACCGTCCATGACCGGTGA
- a CDS encoding NAD(P)/FAD-dependent oxidoreductase yields the protein MTDLWDVLVVGGGPAGAAAALRAKQLRPGAAVLLLDRDDFPRDKACGDGIAAHGRDELALLGLPGLLADYRPTQRLSVISPGGVRVSARVARPNHVVPRLVFDARLVEAARARGVEVRRHRVRALTARDGHVVVDGELRARAVVAADGAHSTVRRLLGLRPTPERHIAIAVRGYADLPDGDDDAQLIAMQRSGWPAYAWAFPIGDGTANVGFGMLLPALHATGLPGRQVLHGRLAELLPHLPARDLRAHHLPLSPGRPLPGAGRVLLAGDAASLINPLTGEGIYYALLSGRLAGEAAILSAGDPLTAYRRRLRAALGRHLRTTDVLARAAQSPGFIDAAIATAARRPEVFDLLVEVGLGAGTVPVPLAAAVMTRWIRTSLRGRAATR from the coding sequence GTGACAGACCTCTGGGATGTGCTGGTCGTCGGTGGCGGCCCCGCGGGCGCGGCGGCCGCCCTGCGCGCCAAACAGCTGCGTCCAGGGGCCGCCGTCCTGCTGCTCGACCGCGACGACTTCCCCCGCGACAAGGCCTGCGGTGACGGCATCGCCGCGCACGGCAGGGACGAGCTGGCCCTGCTCGGCCTGCCCGGCCTGCTCGCCGACTACCGGCCGACGCAGCGCCTGTCGGTGATCTCCCCCGGCGGCGTGCGCGTCTCGGCCAGGGTCGCCCGTCCCAACCACGTCGTGCCCCGCCTGGTCTTCGACGCCCGCCTGGTCGAGGCCGCCCGCGCGCGCGGCGTCGAGGTGCGCCGCCACCGCGTCCGCGCCCTGACCGCCCGCGACGGCCACGTCGTCGTCGACGGGGAGCTGCGGGCCCGCGCCGTCGTCGCCGCCGACGGCGCCCACTCCACGGTACGGCGGCTGCTCGGCCTCCGCCCGACTCCCGAACGGCACATCGCCATCGCCGTCCGCGGCTACGCCGACCTGCCCGACGGCGACGACGACGCCCAGCTCATCGCCATGCAGCGCTCCGGCTGGCCCGCCTACGCCTGGGCCTTCCCGATCGGCGACGGCACCGCCAACGTCGGCTTCGGCATGCTGCTGCCGGCCCTGCACGCCACCGGCCTGCCCGGCCGCCAGGTGCTGCACGGCAGGCTCGCCGAACTGCTGCCGCACCTGCCCGCCCGCGACCTGCGCGCCCACCACCTGCCGCTGTCGCCGGGCCGTCCCCTGCCGGGCGCCGGCCGGGTGCTGCTGGCAGGCGACGCCGCCAGCCTCATCAACCCCCTCACCGGGGAGGGCATCTACTACGCGCTGCTGTCGGGCAGGCTCGCGGGCGAGGCGGCGATCCTGTCGGCCGGCGACCCGCTGACCGCCTACCGGCGCCGGCTGCGCGCCGCCCTCGGCAGGCATCTGCGCACGACCGACGTGCTGGCCCGCGCCGCGCAGTCGCCCGGCTTCATCGACGCGGCCATCGCCACGGCCGCCCGCCGCCCCGAGGTCTTCGACCTGCTGGTGGAGGTCGGCCTGGGCGCGGGAACGGTGCCGGTGCCGCTGGCCGCGGCCGTGATGACCCGCTGGATCAGGACGAGCCTGCGCGGCCGCGCGGCTACCCGGTGA
- a CDS encoding UbiA family prenyltransferase has translation MGTARALRGLAGSCHPGPTAAVTVLVTVLAAAAGRDAAGCALVFAAVLTGQLSVGWCNDAADADRDAAAGRADKPIVTGAVSVVAVRHAALAALALCVPLSLASGAAAGLVHLAGVGAAWAYDLGVKASVLSWLPYAVGFGALPAFVTLGLPGGPWPAWWVVLAAASLGVGAHLANVLPDIRADLAAGVRGWPQRLGAARVSALLPLPLLAATALLAFGPYGAAAAPGWVESSWFASAGFASVASVWSVLAWSVLGWVALGVAGGLAAGGLLAAGRWPKAPFAAAVAVAGIDVALLVANGARLTG, from the coding sequence ATGGGCACGGCGCGGGCGCTCAGGGGGCTGGCCGGTAGCTGCCATCCGGGGCCGACCGCCGCGGTCACCGTCCTGGTCACCGTGCTGGCCGCGGCCGCCGGGCGGGACGCGGCCGGGTGCGCGCTGGTGTTCGCCGCGGTCCTGACCGGTCAGCTGTCGGTCGGCTGGTGCAACGACGCGGCCGACGCCGATCGCGACGCGGCCGCCGGGCGCGCTGACAAGCCGATCGTGACCGGCGCGGTGAGCGTGGTGGCGGTGCGTCACGCGGCGCTGGCCGCGCTGGCGCTGTGCGTGCCGCTGTCGCTGGCCTCGGGGGCGGCGGCGGGGCTGGTGCACCTGGCCGGGGTCGGGGCGGCGTGGGCCTACGACCTCGGGGTGAAGGCGAGCGTGCTGTCGTGGCTGCCGTACGCGGTGGGCTTCGGCGCGCTGCCCGCCTTCGTGACGCTCGGTCTGCCGGGCGGGCCCTGGCCCGCGTGGTGGGTGGTCCTGGCCGCCGCTTCGCTGGGCGTTGGCGCGCATCTGGCCAACGTGCTGCCCGACATCCGGGCCGACCTGGCCGCGGGCGTGCGTGGCTGGCCGCAGCGGCTCGGGGCCGCCAGGGTCTCGGCGCTGCTCCCGCTGCCCCTGCTGGCCGCCACCGCGCTGCTGGCCTTCGGCCCGTACGGCGCGGCGGCCGCGCCGGGCTGGGTCGAGTCGTCCTGGTTCGCATCGGCTGGGTTCGCGTCGGTCGCGTCGGTCTGGTCCGTGCTGGCCTGGTCCGTGCTGGGCTGGGTCGCGCTCGGCGTCGCGGGCGGGCTGGCGGCCGGGGGTCTGCTGGCGGCGGGCCGGTGGCCGAAGGCGCCCTTCGCGGCCGCGGTCGCGGTGGCGGGCATCGACGTGGCGCTCCTGGTCGCCAACGGCGCAAGGCTCACCGGGTAG
- a CDS encoding type III polyketide synthase: MTWIAAVHGVLPPNRYPQSDLTALAARSFLPEGGDRRLLDRLHASARVDQRHLVLPLEEYTKLDGFGAANDAFVRAAVDLGVEAVAGALDQAGLAPSDVDLIMFTSVTGVAAPSIEARVAARLGMRPDVKRIPVFGLGCVAGAAGLARLHDYLRGWPSHVAVLLSVELCSLTLQRGDASPASLVASALFGDGAAAVVACGSDRPPQAGGPTVMDTRGHLYPDSEHVMGWEVRDSGFGVVLDAGVPDVVRAYLAGDVHDLLAGHGLTAGDITAWVCHPGGPKVLEAVADALDLPPGALELTWRSLAANGNLSSASVLHVLRDTLRLRPPTPGTPGLLIAMGPGFCSELVLLRW, translated from the coding sequence ATGACCTGGATCGCAGCCGTTCACGGCGTGCTGCCCCCCAACCGATATCCGCAGTCCGACCTCACCGCTCTGGCGGCCCGGTCCTTCCTCCCCGAAGGCGGCGACCGCCGCCTGCTCGACCGCCTGCACGCCAGTGCCAGGGTCGACCAGCGCCACCTGGTCCTGCCCCTGGAGGAGTACACCAAGCTCGACGGCTTCGGCGCGGCCAACGACGCGTTCGTCCGCGCCGCCGTCGACCTCGGCGTCGAGGCCGTCGCCGGCGCGCTGGATCAGGCGGGGCTGGCCCCCTCCGACGTCGACCTGATCATGTTCACCTCGGTCACCGGTGTCGCGGCGCCCTCCATCGAGGCCAGGGTGGCGGCCCGCCTCGGGATGCGGCCCGACGTCAAGCGGATCCCGGTCTTCGGCCTCGGCTGCGTCGCGGGCGCTGCGGGCCTCGCCCGCCTGCACGACTACCTGCGCGGCTGGCCGTCCCACGTGGCCGTGCTGCTCTCCGTCGAGCTGTGCTCCCTCACCCTGCAACGCGGCGACGCCTCCCCCGCCAGCCTGGTGGCCAGCGCCCTGTTCGGCGACGGCGCCGCCGCCGTGGTCGCCTGCGGCTCCGACCGCCCCCCGCAGGCCGGCGGCCCCACTGTCATGGACACACGCGGCCACCTCTACCCCGACTCCGAACACGTCATGGGCTGGGAGGTCAGGGACAGCGGCTTCGGCGTGGTGCTCGACGCCGGCGTCCCCGACGTCGTGCGCGCCTACCTCGCCGGCGACGTGCACGACCTGCTGGCCGGCCACGGCCTCACCGCCGGCGACATCACGGCGTGGGTGTGCCACCCCGGCGGGCCCAAGGTGCTGGAAGCCGTGGCCGACGCCCTCGACCTGCCGCCCGGCGCCCTCGAGCTGACCTGGCGCTCCCTGGCCGCCAACGGCAACCTGTCCTCGGCCTCGGTCCTGCACGTGCTGCGCGACACGCTGCGCCTGCGCCCGCCGACGCCGGGCACCCCCGGGCTGCTCATCGCCATGGGCCCCGGATTCTGCTCCGAACTCGTCCTGCTGCGCTGGTAG